A region from the Solibacillus sp. FSL H8-0523 genome encodes:
- the ltrA gene encoding group II intron reverse transcriptase/maturase translates to MMLNQILERQNMIQALKRVEANKGSHGVDMMPVQTVRQHILENWHTIKSQILDGTYEPQPVRRVEIPKPDGGVRLLGIPTVTDRLIQQAISQILSKEYDPTFSDHSYGFRPNRSAHDAVRKAKGYLKEGYRWVIDMDLEKFFDKVNHDRLMATLAKRISDKPLLILIRKYLQAGVMINGVVSSTEEGTPQGGPLSPLLSNIVLDELDKELEKRGHKFVRYADDCNIYVKTERAGIRVMASVQRFIEGKLRLKVNEKKSAVDRPWNRKFLGFSFTHHKEPKVRIAKSSLIRMKKKIREITSRKMPYSIEYRIEKLNQYLIGWCGYFALADTYSIFKALDGWIKRRLRMCLWKNWKNPRTRVRNLIRLKVPYGKAYEWGNTRKGYWRISNSPILHRTLGNSYWESQGLKSLQVRYETLRYSS, encoded by the coding sequence GTGATGTTGAATCAAATTTTGGAGCGACAAAACATGATACAAGCATTAAAGCGAGTAGAAGCGAATAAAGGAAGCCACGGAGTAGACATGATGCCCGTACAAACCGTACGACAGCACATCCTCGAAAATTGGCATACGATTAAATCGCAGATTTTAGATGGTACCTATGAACCGCAGCCAGTCCGTCGTGTCGAAATCCCGAAACCAGATGGCGGTGTGCGCTTATTAGGAATACCAACCGTGACAGACCGTTTGATTCAACAAGCCATCTCGCAGATTTTATCAAAAGAATATGACCCAACATTTTCAGACCACAGTTATGGCTTTCGTCCAAATCGAAGCGCTCATGATGCGGTCAGAAAAGCGAAAGGCTATTTAAAAGAGGGCTATCGATGGGTGATTGATATGGATTTGGAGAAATTCTTTGATAAGGTCAACCATGACCGTCTAATGGCAACATTAGCAAAACGAATTTCAGATAAACCATTATTAATACTGATTCGTAAATACCTCCAAGCGGGTGTCATGATAAATGGAGTAGTTTCAAGTACAGAAGAAGGGACACCTCAAGGTGGTCCTTTAAGTCCTTTACTTTCTAATATCGTCTTAGACGAACTCGATAAAGAATTAGAGAAACGTGGACATAAATTCGTTCGATACGCAGATGACTGTAATATTTATGTGAAAACAGAGCGTGCAGGAATACGGGTAATGGCAAGTGTACAGCGATTTATCGAAGGAAAACTTCGCCTGAAAGTAAATGAAAAGAAATCAGCGGTAGACCGTCCGTGGAACCGTAAATTCCTAGGCTTCAGTTTTACACATCATAAAGAACCGAAAGTTCGCATTGCGAAATCAAGCCTCATACGAATGAAGAAGAAAATACGAGAAATTACCTCAAGAAAGATGCCTTATTCCATCGAATACAGAATCGAAAAGTTGAATCAATATCTGATAGGTTGGTGTGGCTACTTCGCTCTAGCGGATACGTACTCCATATTTAAAGCATTAGATGGCTGGATTAAACGAAGATTACGTATGTGTTTGTGGAAGAATTGGAAGAACCCCCGAACAAGAGTCAGAAATCTCATTCGTCTAAAAGTACCTTACGGGAAAGCATACGAGTGGGGAAATACCCGAAAAGGGTACTGGCGCATTTCAAATAGCCCCATATTACACAGAACCCTCGGCAATTCCTATTGGGAAAGCCAAGGGCTGAAAAGTCTGCAAGTTCGTTACGAAACTTTGCGTTATTCATCTTAA
- the gcvH gene encoding glycine cleavage system protein GcvH — MNTPKDLRYTKEHEWVKIEGNKATIGITDFAQSELGDIVFVELPEVGDEISKDQPFGSVESVKTVSELYAPVSGKVVAVNDELSDSPEFVNESPYETAWMITIELSDEAELEELMAVDAYAALIEQ; from the coding sequence ATGAACACACCTAAAGACTTACGTTATACAAAAGAACACGAGTGGGTAAAAATTGAAGGTAACAAAGCAACAATCGGTATTACAGACTTCGCACAATCTGAATTAGGCGACATCGTTTTCGTTGAGCTACCAGAAGTAGGCGACGAAATTTCTAAAGATCAACCATTTGGTAGTGTTGAATCAGTAAAAACAGTTTCTGAACTTTACGCACCTGTGTCAGGTAAAGTAGTAGCTGTGAACGATGAATTATCGGATAGCCCAGAGTTCGTGAATGAATCTCCATACGAAACAGCGTGGATGATTACAATCGAACTTTCTGACGAAGCTGAGCTAGAAGAATTAATGGCTGTTGACGCATACGCAGCATTAATCGAGCAATAA
- a CDS encoding NAD(P)-binding oxidoreductase → MKVIIFGATGGVGQHVVEMAKNAGHEVTAFVRTPEKLKTTGVNVIQGDAFNAEQVAAAIPGHDAVISCVGSSTGVKKSNELETMGKNIADGMEQAGVKRLVYCASAGVDREIPGIMGKMMMKMLANPLADHRAALNYYKSKGVTFTIARPMGLKDEPLKIDYKESFDSVPKGSSSIPRASVAHFMVKALDDAKYENASVGLCG, encoded by the coding sequence ATGAAAGTAATTATTTTTGGGGCAACAGGTGGCGTTGGTCAACACGTTGTCGAAATGGCAAAAAACGCAGGGCATGAGGTAACAGCATTTGTCCGCACACCTGAAAAATTAAAAACAACAGGCGTAAACGTGATTCAAGGGGATGCATTTAACGCTGAGCAAGTTGCCGCAGCAATTCCTGGACACGATGCAGTCATTTCTTGTGTTGGTTCTAGCACAGGTGTAAAAAAATCAAACGAACTTGAAACAATGGGCAAAAACATTGCAGACGGTATGGAACAAGCGGGCGTGAAACGTTTAGTATACTGTGCATCTGCTGGTGTTGACCGTGAAATCCCAGGCATTATGGGCAAGATGATGATGAAAATGCTTGCGAATCCATTAGCCGATCACCGTGCTGCCTTAAACTACTACAAATCAAAGGGCGTTACATTTACAATCGCGCGTCCAATGGGCTTAAAAGATGAGCCACTTAAAATAGATTACAAAGAATCATTTGATAGCGTGCCAAAAGGGTCTAGCTCGATTCCACGTGCAAGCGTTGCACACTTTATGGTTAAAGCATTAGATGATGCGAAATATGAAAATGCATCAGTTGGTTTATGCGGCTAA
- a CDS encoding acyl-CoA dehydrogenase family protein produces MEQTTNIIKGGGFLIEDVEIDRVFTPEDFTDEQKMIAQSTQDYVQTEVVPVIENLEHHEFEHSVRLLKKAGELGLLAADVPEEYEGLGLDKISSALIAEKMSPAGGFSITHGAHVGIGSLPIVLFGNHEQKTQYLPKLASGELIAAYALTEPGSGSDALGAKTTAKLNEAGTHYVLNGEKQWITNAGFADVFVVYAKIDGEHFTGFIVERSFPGVSVGPEEKKMGIKSSSTRTLILEDAQVPVENVLGEIGRGHVIAFNILNIGRYKLGVGTVGASKRAFELAVAYTNQRQQFKTKLSDFNLTKEKIATMASHIYASESLNYRTVGYFEDRLNQLSEAEQKDGKAIAGAIAEYAIECSIAKVFGSETLDYVADEAVQLHGGYGFMAEYEVERIYRDSRINRIFEGTNEINRMIVPGTFMKKALKGELPLLQVAQELQNELLMLMPEEIGTGALEQEKYLVKNAKKIAVLVAGAAAQRFGAKLDAEQEILVNIANIANQLYAMESAVIRTQKAIARDGEEKAAQKILYTQIFCQEAFAEIEKEAKETLIASVEGDDARMILSALRKLTRNNPYNLIPKKREASAKLIEAEKFVV; encoded by the coding sequence ATGGAACAAACAACAAACATCATTAAAGGCGGCGGCTTCTTAATCGAGGACGTAGAAATCGATCGCGTATTTACGCCAGAGGATTTCACAGATGAGCAAAAAATGATTGCACAATCGACACAAGATTATGTGCAAACAGAAGTTGTACCAGTAATCGAGAACTTAGAGCACCATGAATTCGAGCATTCTGTACGCTTACTTAAAAAAGCGGGTGAACTAGGTTTATTAGCAGCTGACGTACCAGAAGAATACGAAGGTCTTGGCTTAGACAAAATTTCTTCAGCATTAATCGCTGAAAAAATGTCACCAGCTGGCGGCTTCTCAATCACACACGGTGCACATGTAGGAATTGGTTCTTTACCAATCGTATTATTCGGTAACCATGAGCAAAAAACACAATACTTACCGAAGTTAGCTTCAGGTGAATTAATTGCAGCTTATGCATTAACAGAGCCAGGTTCAGGTTCAGATGCACTGGGCGCGAAAACAACAGCGAAGTTAAACGAAGCGGGCACACATTACGTCTTAAATGGTGAAAAACAATGGATTACAAACGCAGGCTTTGCAGATGTATTCGTAGTTTACGCGAAAATTGATGGCGAGCACTTCACAGGCTTCATCGTTGAGCGTTCATTCCCAGGCGTTTCTGTAGGTCCAGAAGAGAAGAAAATGGGTATTAAATCATCTTCTACACGTACATTAATCTTAGAAGATGCACAAGTACCAGTAGAAAACGTATTAGGTGAAATTGGCCGTGGTCACGTGATTGCGTTCAACATCTTAAATATCGGTCGTTATAAATTAGGTGTGGGTACGGTAGGGGCTTCGAAGCGTGCATTTGAGCTGGCGGTAGCTTACACAAACCAACGTCAACAATTCAAAACGAAGCTATCAGACTTCAACTTAACAAAAGAGAAAATCGCGACAATGGCGTCTCATATTTATGCGTCTGAGTCATTAAACTATCGTACAGTTGGTTACTTCGAGGACCGCTTAAACCAGTTATCTGAAGCAGAACAAAAAGACGGTAAGGCAATCGCTGGTGCCATCGCAGAATACGCAATCGAGTGCTCAATCGCGAAAGTATTCGGCTCTGAAACATTAGATTACGTTGCTGACGAAGCTGTGCAATTACACGGTGGTTACGGCTTTATGGCTGAGTACGAAGTAGAGCGTATTTACCGCGACTCTCGTATTAACCGTATTTTCGAAGGAACAAACGAAATTAACCGTATGATCGTGCCAGGCACATTCATGAAAAAAGCGTTAAAAGGTGAGTTACCACTATTACAAGTGGCACAAGAGTTACAAAACGAGCTATTAATGTTAATGCCTGAAGAAATCGGTACAGGAGCATTAGAGCAAGAGAAGTATTTAGTGAAGAACGCGAAGAAAATCGCGGTACTTGTAGCAGGTGCAGCAGCACAACGCTTCGGTGCGAAATTAGATGCAGAGCAAGAAATCCTTGTAAACATCGCAAACATTGCAAACCAACTATACGCAATGGAATCAGCTGTCATCCGTACGCAAAAAGCAATCGCGCGTGATGGTGAAGAAAAAGCAGCGCAAAAAATTCTTTACACACAAATTTTCTGCCAAGAAGCATTTGCAGAGATCGAAAAAGAAGCAAAAGAAACATTAATCGCATCAGTAGAAGGCGATGATGCACGTATGATTCTTTCAGCATTACGTAAATTAACTCGTAACAACCCATACAATTTAATTCCGAAAAAACGCGAAGCTTCAGCAAAATTAATCGAAGCTGAAAAATTCGTCGTTTAA
- a CDS encoding PQQ-binding-like beta-propeller repeat protein, with translation MKLSNWKSIALLSVLTLSLAACNTDEVKEEKTAEQVTAHVHKDEAGHNKETEHHDEHEHEEASNLRFVVSTADGVKVLDDKYAEIKDFAIGQHAFNVTDDGRYVFARDAANKDSYTLIDSGLYVEDHGDHAHPYTEEPAIAKTERAADKPAHMISHAGRTAIFNDGNGEVDVYTNALLATDNLKPDYTYKGIAHHGASVPLSNGFLATTFVEKEGDALPTGVKIVDKDGIEQAVITDSCAGLHGTAYGGKGDAEKLAFGCMSKVVVYDVATNKVTDIVLPDEGARVGTVKHVGGSDYFFTNYSVGNEAQTKVGVINSKTGELKLVELPSAYKSAILVTEDDTAYVLAEDGNLYAVDLKTAKISLTISAFNPFSLDEEAPVLFEANHHIYVLMPSYQKLYQVHGNHTDEVVKFDFEPTAIVPIQAH, from the coding sequence TTGAAATTATCAAATTGGAAAAGTATTGCACTATTATCAGTATTAACATTAAGTTTAGCAGCATGTAATACAGATGAAGTAAAAGAGGAAAAAACAGCCGAGCAAGTAACGGCACATGTACATAAAGACGAAGCGGGACATAATAAAGAAACAGAACACCATGATGAGCACGAGCATGAGGAAGCATCAAACTTACGCTTTGTTGTCAGTACAGCGGATGGTGTGAAGGTGTTAGATGACAAGTACGCAGAAATTAAAGATTTTGCAATTGGTCAGCATGCGTTTAACGTAACCGATGATGGACGCTACGTATTTGCGCGCGATGCTGCAAATAAAGATTCGTATACATTAATTGATTCAGGTCTTTATGTAGAAGACCATGGGGATCATGCACATCCTTACACTGAGGAACCAGCAATTGCAAAAACAGAACGCGCGGCTGATAAACCAGCACATATGATTAGTCATGCAGGACGTACGGCAATCTTTAATGATGGCAACGGTGAAGTAGATGTTTATACGAACGCTTTACTTGCAACAGATAACTTAAAACCGGATTACACATACAAAGGCATCGCACATCACGGTGCATCCGTACCATTATCGAATGGCTTCTTAGCAACAACATTTGTTGAAAAAGAAGGCGATGCATTGCCAACAGGTGTGAAAATCGTTGATAAAGACGGCATCGAGCAAGCTGTTATTACAGATAGCTGCGCCGGTCTACATGGTACAGCTTATGGCGGTAAAGGCGACGCAGAAAAATTAGCATTTGGCTGTATGAGCAAAGTCGTTGTCTATGATGTCGCTACAAACAAAGTGACAGATATTGTCTTACCAGATGAAGGTGCACGTGTCGGGACAGTGAAGCATGTAGGCGGCAGTGATTATTTCTTCACGAATTATTCTGTAGGAAATGAAGCGCAAACAAAAGTTGGTGTCATCAACAGCAAAACAGGCGAACTAAAATTAGTGGAGCTACCAAGTGCTTATAAATCAGCGATACTTGTAACAGAGGATGATACTGCCTATGTATTAGCAGAAGACGGCAATCTATATGCGGTTGATTTAAAAACAGCAAAAATCAGCTTAACAATTTCGGCATTCAATCCATTTAGCTTAGATGAAGAGGCACCGGTATTATTTGAAGCGAATCATCATATCTATGTATTAATGCCAAGCTATCAAAAATTATACCAAGTACACGGCAACCACACAGATGAAGTCGTTAAATTCGATTTCGAGCCAACTGCAATTGTTCCGATTCAAGCGCATTAA
- a CDS encoding acetyl-CoA C-acetyltransferase: MREAVIVAGARTPIGRAKKGTLANTRPDDFGAVVVKETLKRAGYEGPVDDLIMGCAMPEAEQGMNVARLVGALAGLPDTTPALTVNRFCSSGLQTIAYAAERIMLGHAKAIVAGGTESMSMIPMTGNTVRLNPKLAEEAPQYYIGMGHTAEEVANRYNVSREDQDAFAVRSHELAEKATKEGKFKDEIVPVEVIEYYVDENNQLKEKKKIFDTDEGVRPGTSVEGLAKLRPAFNVKGSVTAGNASQTSDGAAAVLVMDREEAEKLGMKPLAKFLGFAVGGVPPEVMGIGPIVAVPKALEIAGITQDQVDLWEINEAFASQSIQVVRELGIDMDKVNVNGGAIALGHPLGATGAILSIKLINELKRRGGKYGVVTMCIGGGMGAAGVFEVL; the protein is encoded by the coding sequence ATGCGTGAAGCCGTTATCGTTGCAGGTGCACGAACACCAATTGGTCGAGCAAAAAAAGGAACACTTGCGAACACTCGTCCAGATGACTTTGGTGCAGTAGTAGTAAAAGAAACGTTAAAACGTGCGGGCTATGAAGGTCCAGTTGATGATTTAATTATGGGTTGTGCAATGCCAGAAGCAGAGCAAGGTATGAACGTTGCCCGCTTAGTTGGTGCGTTAGCAGGCCTTCCAGATACAACACCTGCTTTAACAGTAAACCGCTTTTGTTCTTCAGGCTTACAAACAATTGCTTATGCTGCTGAGCGCATTATGCTTGGTCATGCGAAAGCAATCGTAGCAGGCGGGACAGAATCAATGAGTATGATTCCGATGACAGGAAACACGGTGCGCTTAAATCCGAAATTAGCGGAAGAAGCACCACAGTACTACATCGGTATGGGTCACACAGCGGAAGAAGTAGCAAATCGCTACAACGTCAGCCGTGAAGATCAAGATGCATTCGCGGTACGTTCACATGAATTAGCTGAAAAAGCAACTAAAGAAGGCAAATTCAAAGATGAAATCGTACCAGTAGAAGTCATCGAATATTATGTAGATGAAAACAATCAATTAAAAGAAAAGAAGAAAATTTTTGATACAGATGAAGGCGTTCGTCCAGGAACATCGGTTGAAGGTTTAGCGAAATTACGCCCAGCATTCAACGTAAAGGGTTCAGTAACAGCCGGGAATGCTTCACAAACGTCAGACGGTGCAGCAGCAGTACTTGTGATGGACCGTGAAGAGGCAGAAAAGCTGGGCATGAAGCCACTTGCAAAATTCTTAGGTTTTGCAGTAGGCGGCGTACCACCAGAAGTAATGGGAATCGGTCCAATCGTTGCCGTACCAAAAGCGTTAGAAATCGCAGGCATTACACAAGACCAAGTGGATTTATGGGAAATTAACGAAGCGTTTGCTTCACAATCCATTCAAGTTGTACGTGAGCTAGGCATTGATATGGACAAAGTAAACGTAAACGGCGGCGCGATTGCATTAGGGCATCCACTAGGGGCTACAGGTGCCATTCTATCAATCAAGCTAATTAACGAATTAAAACGTCGTGGCGGTAAATACGGTGTCGTAACAATGTGTATCGGCGGCGGTATGGGCGCAGCAGGCGTGTTTGAAGTACTGTAA
- a CDS encoding MFS transporter, with product MTSDQRKKLALLMLNMFIAVGSFGIIIPIIPAYLKELGQGGTAAGLIIAIFAFAQFLVSPIGGKWTDKYGRRPLINIGLLTLAISMFIFYFADSIALLYVSRAIGGIGCAFLIPAIYAYVADITTMDQRAKGNSFISAAMSLGIVIGPGIGGFLADFGLKMPLLVSAIVGLLAFVVSFFTLKESQLEKMDMSQQPDSSMVKDIILSVKKPFFIPLIITLIMSFGLMAYETVLGLYVDDQFGATPQEIAFMVTATGLVGVIMQLFVVDWIVKAMGELNVLRLFLMVTAFGFLLSIIANSYNIFFAISLLIFLATSILRPVLTTLISKLAGNEQGFAMGMNNAYMSIGNILGPLLAGALYDIRILYPFIAGLIILIGTTIFTFMWKGTKTQKAI from the coding sequence ATGACTTCAGATCAACGAAAAAAACTAGCGCTTCTTATGCTCAATATGTTTATTGCAGTTGGAAGCTTTGGGATTATCATTCCGATTATTCCCGCTTATTTAAAAGAATTAGGCCAAGGCGGAACCGCTGCCGGGCTGATTATTGCGATTTTTGCATTCGCTCAATTTTTAGTATCACCGATTGGCGGGAAGTGGACCGACAAATATGGTCGCCGTCCGCTTATTAATATCGGGCTACTCACATTAGCAATCTCAATGTTTATCTTTTACTTTGCAGATTCTATTGCGTTACTCTATGTATCACGCGCGATTGGTGGGATTGGCTGTGCCTTTTTAATTCCAGCGATTTATGCATATGTAGCGGATATTACGACAATGGATCAACGTGCAAAGGGTAACAGCTTTATTTCTGCTGCGATGTCATTAGGGATTGTAATTGGCCCTGGTATTGGTGGATTTTTAGCAGATTTCGGTTTAAAAATGCCGCTACTTGTGTCAGCGATTGTTGGACTTTTAGCGTTTGTGGTATCATTTTTCACATTAAAGGAAAGCCAGTTAGAGAAAATGGATATGTCGCAGCAACCAGATTCTTCGATGGTGAAAGACATTATCCTTTCGGTAAAAAAACCGTTCTTCATCCCACTTATCATTACACTCATTATGAGCTTCGGGTTAATGGCCTATGAAACCGTACTCGGCCTTTATGTAGACGATCAATTCGGTGCGACACCGCAGGAAATTGCGTTTATGGTTACTGCAACAGGCTTAGTTGGTGTCATTATGCAGCTGTTTGTTGTGGATTGGATTGTAAAAGCGATGGGCGAATTAAATGTGTTACGTTTATTTTTAATGGTAACCGCATTTGGTTTCCTTCTATCGATTATCGCCAACAGCTACAATATATTCTTTGCGATTTCGCTATTAATTTTCTTAGCGACATCGATTTTACGCCCAGTATTAACCACACTGATTTCAAAGCTAGCTGGTAATGAACAAGGCTTTGCGATGGGGATGAATAATGCCTATATGAGTATCGGAAATATTTTAGGACCGCTACTCGCCGGAGCATTATATGATATTCGAATTTTGTATCCATTCATTGCTGGGCTTATTATATTAATAGGAACAACTATTTTCACATTTATGTGGAAAGGTACGAAAACACAAAAAGCGATATAA
- a CDS encoding thioredoxin family protein — translation MQEITTIEQFTELTGTDKAVIVKFFAGWCPDCTRMDMFIDPIIEEYSQYDWYSLNRDNFPDLAEKYQVMGIPSLLIFKNGEKLAHLHSANAKSPAQVEEFLNAQV, via the coding sequence ATGCAAGAAATTACAACAATTGAACAATTTACAGAATTAACAGGGACAGACAAAGCGGTCATCGTTAAGTTCTTCGCTGGCTGGTGCCCAGATTGCACACGTATGGATATGTTCATCGATCCAATTATCGAAGAGTATAGCCAATATGACTGGTACTCTTTAAACCGTGATAACTTCCCAGATTTAGCTGAGAAGTATCAAGTAATGGGGATTCCTTCACTATTAATCTTCAAAAACGGTGAAAAATTAGCTCACTTACATAGCGCTAATGCAAAATCACCTGCACAAGTAGAAGAATTCTTAAACGCACAAGTTTAA
- a CDS encoding 3-hydroxyacyl-CoA dehydrogenase/enoyl-CoA hydratase family protein, whose translation MSYKIQKVAVLGSGVMGSGIAAHLANIGIPTLLLDIAPNELTKEEEAKGLTLDAKAVKNRFVNSAVQKLLKQKPAPLSAKKNLALITPGNFEDDLDKLKDVDWIIEVIVEKLDIKKGLFEKIDAVRKPGSIVSSNTSGVSINAMAEGRSEDFQAHFLGTHFFNPPRYLKLLEVIPSNTTKPEVVAFMQEFGEDVLGKGVVIAKDTPNFIANRIGTYGLIVTMNEMIARNYSVGEVDSVTGPIIGRPKSATFRTLDVVGLDTFAHVAKNVYDHATGEEKEVFDESPILNKMITNGWLGAKSGQGFFKKEGKAILELNLSTFEYEPVKKLAAPSLEMAKQARGPGGKLKTLIYAKDRVGELLWNSFAPTLIYSAQLTGEIADDILAIDNAMKWGFGWAQGPFEMWDAIGVEKSVAKMKEEGREIPAFVTALLEKGLTTFYSEIDGDLTYYNGTEYVKVPVNEKAIDLKRYKKKHGVIKSNSGASLIDLGDGIALLEFHSKSNAIGLDIIQMINFAVDEVEKNYKGLVIGNQGKNFCVGANLAMILMEAQDDNIFELDFVIKSFQQAMRRIKYSTKPVVAAPFQMALGGGAEVCLPAAHIQASAETYMGLVEVGVGLIPGGAGNLGLYQKFIKGLPNGVEIDYQNIANKVFETVAMAKVSTSGEEARENNFLNFADGISVNPDHLIYDAKQAALSLANAGYTAPVKGKVKVVGAPGYATLLLGAQGMFDSGYISEHDLKIAKKLAYVIAGGKVPYGTEVSEEYLLNLEKQAFLELVADQKSQMRMQHMLVKGKPLRN comes from the coding sequence GTGTCTTACAAAATTCAAAAAGTAGCGGTTTTAGGTTCAGGGGTTATGGGTTCAGGTATTGCAGCACATTTAGCAAATATCGGTATTCCTACATTATTATTAGATATCGCACCGAACGAGCTTACAAAAGAAGAAGAGGCAAAAGGTTTAACACTTGATGCAAAGGCGGTAAAAAATCGTTTTGTTAATTCGGCCGTGCAAAAGCTATTAAAGCAGAAGCCAGCACCACTTTCAGCGAAAAAAAATCTAGCATTAATTACACCAGGTAACTTCGAAGATGATTTAGACAAGTTAAAAGATGTTGATTGGATCATCGAAGTTATCGTAGAAAAATTAGACATTAAAAAAGGGTTATTCGAAAAGATTGATGCAGTTCGTAAACCAGGCTCAATCGTATCATCGAATACTTCAGGGGTAAGCATTAACGCGATGGCAGAAGGGCGCTCGGAAGATTTCCAAGCACATTTCCTTGGCACACACTTCTTCAACCCGCCACGCTATTTAAAATTACTAGAAGTCATTCCATCAAACACAACAAAGCCAGAAGTGGTAGCGTTTATGCAAGAATTCGGTGAAGACGTGCTTGGTAAAGGGGTAGTAATCGCCAAGGATACACCAAACTTCATTGCAAACCGCATTGGTACGTATGGTTTAATCGTCACAATGAACGAAATGATCGCCCGCAACTACTCAGTAGGTGAGGTAGATTCGGTAACAGGTCCAATTATCGGTCGCCCGAAATCAGCGACATTCCGTACACTAGATGTTGTCGGACTTGATACATTCGCACATGTTGCGAAGAATGTCTATGACCATGCAACAGGCGAGGAAAAAGAAGTATTTGATGAATCACCAATCTTAAACAAAATGATTACAAACGGTTGGTTAGGCGCAAAATCAGGCCAAGGCTTCTTTAAAAAAGAAGGCAAAGCGATTTTAGAGCTGAACCTATCAACATTTGAATATGAACCAGTTAAAAAACTAGCAGCACCATCACTTGAAATGGCCAAGCAAGCAAGAGGTCCAGGCGGTAAATTAAAAACGTTAATTTACGCAAAAGATCGTGTCGGCGAATTATTATGGAACTCATTCGCACCAACATTAATCTACTCGGCACAGCTTACAGGTGAAATCGCAGACGACATTTTAGCAATCGACAACGCGATGAAATGGGGCTTCGGTTGGGCACAAGGTCCATTCGAAATGTGGGATGCAATCGGCGTAGAAAAATCAGTTGCTAAAATGAAAGAGGAAGGCCGCGAAATTCCTGCATTTGTAACAGCACTTTTAGAAAAAGGGCTGACAACGTTCTACTCTGAAATCGACGGCGACTTAACTTACTACAACGGCACGGAGTACGTAAAAGTACCAGTGAACGAAAAAGCGATCGACTTAAAACGCTACAAGAAAAAACATGGTGTCATTAAGTCAAATTCAGGGGCAAGCCTAATCGATTTAGGTGACGGCATTGCACTTCTTGAATTCCACTCAAAATCTAATGCAATCGGCTTAGATATCATACAAATGATTAACTTTGCAGTTGATGAAGTAGAGAAAAACTACAAAGGGCTTGTTATTGGTAACCAAGGCAAGAATTTCTGCGTAGGTGCAAACCTGGCGATGATTTTAATGGAAGCACAAGACGATAATATTTTCGAGCTTGATTTCGTCATTAAGTCATTCCAACAAGCGATGCGTCGTATTAAGTATTCAACAAAACCAGTTGTGGCAGCACCATTCCAAATGGCTTTAGGTGGAGGTGCAGAAGTATGTTTACCAGCTGCACACATCCAAGCATCTGCGGAGACGTATATGGGGCTTGTTGAAGTAGGTGTTGGCTTAATCCCAGGTGGTGCAGGTAACTTAGGACTTTACCAAAAGTTCATTAAAGGCTTACCGAATGGCGTAGAAATCGACTATCAAAATATTGCCAACAAAGTGTTTGAAACGGTTGCGATGGCAAAAGTTTCAACATCAGGTGAAGAAGCGCGTGAAAACAACTTCTTAAACTTCGCAGACGGGATCTCTGTAAACCCAGATCACCTAATTTATGACGCAAAACAAGCGGCATTATCACTTGCGAACGCAGGCTATACAGCACCGGTAAAAGGTAAAGTAAAAGTAGTCGGCGCACCAGGTTATGCGACATTACTACTTGGCGCACAAGGCATGTTTGACTCAGGTTACATTTCTGAGCATGACTTAAAAATCGCGAAAAAGCTTGCGTACGTCATCGCAGGCGGTAAAGTACCATACGGAACAGAAGTGTCTGAAGAGTACTTATTAAACTTAGAAAAACAAGCCTTCCTAGAGCTTGTTGCAGACCAAAAATCACAAATGCGTATGCAGCACATGCTTGTAAAAGGAAAGCCGTTACGTAACTAA
- a CDS encoding arsenate reductase family protein, whose translation MSIQFIQYPKCTTCKKAQKWLDDNGVAYDSVHIVEQTPSKEQLQAYYEQSGLPLKKFFNTSGVKYRELGLKDKLATMSEDEQLSLLASDGMLIKRPLVTDGKKLTLGFKESDFLETWK comes from the coding sequence ATGTCAATTCAATTTATTCAATATCCGAAATGTACAACGTGTAAAAAGGCGCAAAAGTGGTTAGACGACAATGGTGTCGCGTATGACAGCGTCCATATCGTGGAGCAAACGCCTTCTAAAGAGCAATTACAAGCATATTATGAACAAAGTGGCTTACCATTAAAAAAATTCTTTAACACATCAGGCGTGAAGTACCGTGAGTTAGGTTTAAAGGACAAGTTAGCAACAATGTCTGAGGACGAGCAATTATCGCTTTTAGCATCAGATGGCATGTTAATCAAACGACCACTTGTAACGGATGGTAAAAAATTAACATTAGGATTTAAGGAGTCTGACTTCTTAGAAACTTGGAAATAA